The following coding sequences lie in one Sesamum indicum cultivar Zhongzhi No. 13 linkage group LG9, S_indicum_v1.0, whole genome shotgun sequence genomic window:
- the LOC110012603 gene encoding uncharacterized protein LOC110012603, producing the protein MLCMNKDTFQNLCLFLKEKGVLMDSQWTRVSFMESVAIFLQTVGLSERQRTSCERFQHSLETISRHMKRVSRALKLLAPELICPPNFNHIHPRILNNTHFFPYFKDCVGAIDGTLIAASVPVSRQNAYRSRHGDISQNVMAVCDFDLMFTYVMAGWEGSANDAHVFMDCLNNDLNFPWPPDGITFTLVLVEPLI; encoded by the exons ATGTTATGTATGAACAAAGATACTTTCCAGAATTTATGCCTGTTCCTAAAAGAGAAAGGTGTTTTAATGGACTCGCAATGGACGCGTGTCTCTTTCATGGAATCAGTCGCCATTTTCTTACAAACCGTTGGTTTAAGCGAGCGCCAGAGAACGAGCTGCGAGCGGTTCCAGCACTCCTTGGAGACCATCTCTAGGCATATGAAAAGGGTTTCGCGAGCTCTGAAACTTCTTGCACCGGAACTGATTTGTCCTCCAAATTTCAATCATATACATCCCAGAATCCTTAACAATACACACTTCTTTCCATATTTTAAG gATTGTGTCGGCGCAATTGACGGAACACTTATAGCAGCAAGTGTTCCGGTGTCGAGGCAAAATGCATACCGTTCACGTCATGGTGATATATCACAAAATGTTATGGCTGTTTGTGATTTTGACTTGATGTTCACGTATGTCATGGCTGGATGGGAGGGTAGCGCAAATGATGCCCATGTCTTCATGGACTGCCTAAATAATGATCTGAATTTTCCTTGGCCACCAGATGGTATTACATTTACATTAGTGCTTGTGGAACCGCTAATTTGA